AGAAGCGGTAGAGACGGAGAAGCTGAACTTCGTGGGTGTCCAGCGCGTTTCGCTGTGAGCACCTTTCCCGCCCTCACGGGTAAACAGCTGATCAACGCACTAGAGAAGCTTGGTTTCGAGGTCACGCGAACCAAGGGCAGCCACCATTTCCTGCGGCACGCGGATGGCCGCGTTACCGTCGTGCCTGTGCACTCTGGTGAGGACATCGGGCCAGGACTCCTCAGTAAGATTCTCCGAGATGCCAAGATTTCTCGCGCGATTCTCCGTGATCACCTCTAAGTCGCATAACCCGATGTAGTGATTTCGGATGGAGACCGCCGGTTGGAAACCGGCGGGCCGGCCGCTTGCGAAGCGGCGCTACCGAGAGCGGCGCTACGCGAGGACGGCGATCGTCGCGCCGTCGCCGCCCTCGCGTTCGTCTCCGGGGCGCCAGGATTCGATTGCGGGATGCTTTCGCAGGTATTCGCGGATCGCGTCGCGCAATCTCCCCGTTCCGTGGCCATGGATCAGCCTGACGGCGCGCTTGCCGTCCAGGATCGCGCGATCGAGAAAGACGTCCGATTGCTCGAGCGCTTCCTCGACCCGCTGGCCGATCAGATTCAGCTCCGCATCCGCTGCGATGGCTTCG
This genomic window from Acidobacteriota bacterium contains:
- a CDS encoding type II toxin-antitoxin system HicA family toxin; the encoded protein is MSTFPALTGKQLINALEKLGFEVTRTKGSHHFLRHADGRVTVVPVHSGEDIGPGLLSKILRDAKISRAILRDHL